A genomic window from Salvia hispanica cultivar TCC Black 2014 chromosome 5, UniMelb_Shisp_WGS_1.0, whole genome shotgun sequence includes:
- the LOC125186895 gene encoding two-component response regulator ARR9-like, whose translation MGMAATDDQFHVLAVDDSVIDRKLIERLLKTSSFQVTTVDSGSKALEFLGWHGNEINMFSEASISPNNHQEVEVNLVITDYCMPGMTGYDLLRKIKESALLRDIPVVIMSSENVPSRITRCLEEGAEEFFLKPMKLSDVNKLRPHMMRTKLKNDIIENGKPENEEKQENGEEKQENGEIITTGEADSEMQQFQTAQSLQQQTSQNNNNNNDNNKRKSMEEGLSPDRTRPRYSDLTVMSN comes from the exons atgggcATGGCAGCAACAGATGATCAATTTCATGTTCTTGCTGTTGATGACAGCGTTATTGATAGAAAACTGATTGAGAGGCTTCTCAAGACATCCTCTTTCCAag TCACCACAGTTGATTCTGGAAGCAAAGCTTTGGAATTTCTTGGTTGGCATGGAAATGAGATAAACATGTTCAGTGAAGCCTCTATTTCTCCAAATAATCATCAG GAAGTGGAAGTGAATCTTGTTATTACAGACTATTGTATGCCTGGGATGACAGGCTATGATTTGCTCAGGAAAATaaag GAATCTGCATTGTTGAGAGATATACCAGTAGTCATCATGTCCTCTGAAAATGTCCCTTCAAGAATAACCAG ATGTTTAGAAGAAGGAGCAGAGGAATTCTTCCTAAAACCAATGAAATTATCAGATGTGAATAAATTGAGGCCTCATATGATGAGAACCAAATTGAAGAATGATATTATTGAAAATGGAAAGCCAGAAAATGAGGAAAAGCAAGAAAATGGAGAGGAAAAGCAAGAAAATGGAGAGATTATTACAACAGGAGAAGCAGATTCAGAGATGCAGCAGTTTCAGACAGCACAATCTTTGCAACAGCAGACgtcacaaaacaacaataacaaCAATGACAACAACAAGAGGAAATCTATGGAAGAAGGGCTTTCACCAGACAGAACTAGGCCCAGATACAGTGATCTCACTGTGATGTccaattaa
- the LOC125187394 gene encoding ribosomal RNA small subunit methyltransferase NEP1-like isoform X1: MICPEFRLLRWILGITSRASSLSSKWSWAKLASRSGERLLQNIKNPVTKYLPSNCRKIGLSHSSEKLVDMHSCIANINEEMDIVFVLGAMAYGRIDKDYVEDYVSISECNLSAVYAISMITNAAERKFKIL; encoded by the exons ATGATATGCCCGGAATTCCGATTGCTCCGCTGGATACTGGGAATAACAAGCAGGGCGTCATCTTTGTCCTCGAAATGGAGTTGGGCAAAGTTGGCAAG CCGCAGCGGTGAAAGGCTTTTACAAAATATCAAGAACCCTGTGACCAAGTACTTACCCTCCAACTGTCGTAAAATAG GCTTATCACATAGTTCGGAAAAATTGGTGGATATGCACAGCTGCATTGCTAATATCAACGAAGAGATGGATATAGTTTTTGTG TTAGGAGCAATGGCCTATGGGAGAATTGATAAAGATTATGTTGAAGATTATGTTTCAA TCTCCGAATGCAATTTGAGTGCTGTGTACGCCATTTCGATGATTACAAATGCCGCAGAAAGGAAGTTCAAGATCTTGTAA
- the LOC125187394 gene encoding ribosomal RNA small subunit methyltransferase NEP1-like isoform X2, with amino-acid sequence MICPEFRLLRWILGITSRASSLSSKWSWAKLASRSGERLLQNIKNPVTKYLPSNCRKIGLSHSSEKLVDMHSCIANINEEMDIVFVLGAMAYGRIDKDYVEDYVSNYLGFCLQSPNAI; translated from the exons ATGATATGCCCGGAATTCCGATTGCTCCGCTGGATACTGGGAATAACAAGCAGGGCGTCATCTTTGTCCTCGAAATGGAGTTGGGCAAAGTTGGCAAG CCGCAGCGGTGAAAGGCTTTTACAAAATATCAAGAACCCTGTGACCAAGTACTTACCCTCCAACTGTCGTAAAATAG GCTTATCACATAGTTCGGAAAAATTGGTGGATATGCACAGCTGCATTGCTAATATCAACGAAGAGATGGATATAGTTTTTGTG TTAGGAGCAATGGCCTATGGGAGAATTGATAAAGATTATGTTGAAGATTATGTTTCAA ATTATCTTGGTTTCTGCTTGCAGTCTCCGAATGCAATTTGA
- the LOC125188053 gene encoding nonsense-mediated mRNA decay factor SMG7-like, protein MTLVMDSDKGNPTRERVQQLFNKNVELENKRRKAAQARIPSDPNTWQNMRENYEAIILEDHAFSEQHDIEYALWQLHYRRIEELRALFAAAASAGSPAPQNGKGTLRAVPDRLTKIRTQFKTFLSEATGFYHDLMLKIRSKYGLPLGYSSDDPENQIPMSKDGNTSSEGKKGLMSCHRCLIYLGDLARYKSLYGEGDSKARDFAAASSYYLQASSIWPSSGNPHHQLAILAGYSNDELLSIYRYFRSLAVDIPFVTARDNLIIAFEKNRQNYSQILGDGKAPSVKMSPARLPGKGKGKGEPRHALKENKPVASTLKERAPNKSELFKAFITKFIRLNGILFTRTSLEIFPEAFSMVKSDLLELLSSGPDDELNFGSDATECRLAIIRMIAILIFTVHNVSREGENQSYADILQRSVLLQNAFTASFEFVGSILERCNHLSDPSSSYLLPGIMVFVEWLACRQDFAVGSELEEKQVNARSFFWNKCIVFLNKLLSSGLVSITEDEDETCFSNMSKYDESETANRLALPEDFELRGFHPLLPAQLILDFSRKHLFVGDGGSKERIARVKRIIAAGKALANVVRVGPDGVYFDDRMKKFVFGSEPQVPDENLLPSHLEPNVNDNSLDISSVGRMALAALPKIEVRVEADDEDDEVIVFRPPTTERHMDEFSLKLTSPAISASVSEASKVNFGNEKGSLSGVQDGFLLQSALTAGMESFASGFNTVANGTTQYPQPIQPSTSMCSSNHSPIASGMAQMNLMANGVRSDLQDKFEVYQHASVSLPYPQFMNAGPSHNHPIMNPQASVPSKFDSIIPSGSFVDGLSIKPSLAMPPGSKKNPVSRPVRHIGPPPGFGSVRSKVVDEALFNSNPQNGTSLPQTDDYSWLDGYQLSSSNQGGGFSNSGNQVVPAFPSVSNINGLMGTATFPFPGKQVPIQVQSNKQNGWQEHPYSEHMLHYEEQQKEFQKGNQQLGLPQQQYQGQSLWEGRFFV, encoded by the exons ATGACCTTGGTGATGGATAGCGACAAAGGAAATCCTACTAGAGAGCGTGTTCAACAACTTTTCAACAAG AATGTTGAGTTGGAGAACAAGCGAAGAAAAGCAGCGCAGGCCAGAATCCCTTCAGATCCTAACACATGGCAGAATATGCGTGAAAATTATGAAGCAATTATCCTTGAAGACCATGCTTTTTCTGAACAACATGATATAGAATATGCTCTATGGCAATTGCATTATAGGAGGATTGAGGAGCTAAGGGCCCTCTTTGCTGCAGCGGCTTCGGCAGGATCACCTGCACCCCAAAATGGTAAAGGGACACTGCGTGCGGTACCTGATCGACTTACAAAGATCCGTACTCAGTTTAAGACATTCCTCTCTGAGGCTACTGGATTTTATCATGATTTGATGTTGAAGATAAGATCTAAGTATGGACTCCCATTGGGATATTCTTCTGATGATCCAGAAAATCAGATCCCAATGTCAAAAGATGGAAACACATCTTCAGAGGGGAAAAAAGGCTTGATGTCTTGTCATCGCTGTCTGATCTATTTGGGTGATCTTGCTCGTTACAAAAGCTTATATGGCGAAGGGGATTCTAAAGCCCGGGATTTTGCAGCAGCATCAAGTTATTATTTGCAAGCTTCCTCAATATGGCCTTCAAGTGGTAATCCACATCATCAG ctTGCCATACTGGCTGGATATTCAAATGATGAACTGCTGTCGATATATCGCTATTTTCGAAGTCTAGCAGTGGATATCCCATTTGTTACTGCAAGAGATAACTTAATCATTGCATTTGAGAAG aATCGTCAGAATTACTCCCAAATACTTGGTGATGGTAAAGCTCCTTCTGTGAAGATGTCACCTGCAAGGTTGCCTGGAAAGGGAAAAGGCAAAGGCGAGCCAAGACATGCTTTGAAGGAGAATAAGCCGGTAGCTAGTACATTGAAGGAAAGAGCTCCAAATAAGTCTGAACTCTTCAAAGCTTTTATAACGAAATTTATTAGGTTGAATGGCATTCTCTTCACGCGCACAAG CCTGGAAATCTTTCCTGAAGCGTTCTCTATGGTTAAAAGTGATTTATTGGAACTTCTTTCTAGTGGGCCAGATGATGAGCTTAACTTTGGTTCAGATGCAACTGAATGTAGGCTTGCAATCATTAGAATGATTGCTATCCTGATATTTACTGTACATAATGTGAGCAGGGAAGGTGAAAACCAGTCCTATGCTGATATTCTACAGCGCTCTGTCCTGCTTCAAAATGCTTTCACTGCTTCATTTGAATTTGTGGGCAGCATTCTTGAGCGGTGCAACCATTTATCTGATCCCTCATCAAGCTATTTGCTACCTGGGATTATGGTGTTTGTGGAATGGTTGGCGTGTCGCCAGGATTTTGCTGTTGGCAGTGAATTGGAGGAAAAACAAGTTAACGCAAGATCCTTTTTCTGGAATAAATGCATCGTGTTTCTGAATAAACTCTTGTCTAGTGGCCTTGTATCTATTACTGAAGACGAAGATGAGACATGTTTCTCAAATATGAGCAAGTATGATGAAAGTGAAACTGCTAATCGCCTTGCATTACCTGAAGATTTTGAGTTGAGAGGATTCCATCCTCTGCTTCCTGCTCAACTCATCCTTGATTTTTCAAGGAAGCACTTATTTGTAGGTGATGGAGGCAGCAAAGAGAGGATTGCACGTGTAAAGAGGATTATAGCAGCTGGAAAGGCTCTTGCTAATGTTGTTCGAGTTGGCCCTGATGGAGTATATTTCGACGACCGGATGAAAAAGTTTGTCTTTGGTTCTGAACCTCAGGTTCCTGATGAGAATTTGCTTCCCAGTCATTTGGAACCTAATGTGAACGATAACTCGCTAGATATTTCATCGGTTGGCCGAATGGCTCTGGCTGCTCTGCCAAAGATAGAGGTGCGTGTGGAAGCGGATGATGAAGACGACGAGGTGATTGTATTTAGGCCTCCAACTACTGAAAGGCATATGGATGAGTTCTCTCTGAAATTGACTTCTCCAGCGATTTCTGCTTCTGTCAGTGAGGCTAGCAAGGTTAACTTTGGGAATGAAAAGGGATCCCTCTCTGGTGTGCAGGATGGGTTTCTCTTGCAGAGTGCATTGACTGCAGGCATGGAATCTTTTGCATCTGGATTTAACACTGTTGCTAATGGCACTACTCAGTATCCGCAACCTATCCAACCCAGCACCTCAATGTGTTCATCAAATCACTCTCCTATAGCAAGTGGTATGGCCCAGATGAACTTGATGGCAAATGGAGTGAGGTCTGATCTGCAAGATAAGTTTGAAGTATATCAACATGCTTCTGTTTCCTTGCCTTACCCCCAATTTATGAATGCTGGTCCTAGCCATAACCATCCTATAATGAATCCGCAAGCTAGTGTACCGTCTAAGTTTGACTCCATCATACCTTCTGGGTCATTCGTTGATGGCCTGAGCATCAAACCATCATTGGCCATGCCACCTGGCTCAAAAAAAAATCCAGTGAGTCGACCTGTTAGACACATTGGTCCGCCACCTGGTTTCGGCTCTGTTCGTTCCAAGGTTGTGGATGAAGCATTGTTCAATAGCAACCCCCAGAATGGAACTTCACTTCCTCAAACAGATGATTACAGCTGGCTAGATGGCTATCAGCTGTCTTCATCCAATCAAGGTGGTGGGTTTAGCAATTCTGGGAATCAGGTCGTCCCTGCATTCCCTTCTGTGAGCAATATCAATGGCTTAATGGGAACTGCTACTTTCCCTTTCCCTGGGAAGCAGGTACCGATACAAGTCCAGAGTAATAAACAGAACGGCTGGCAGGAACATCCCTATTCAGAACATATGCTGCACTATGAGGAGCAGCAGAAAGAATTTCAGAAAGGAAACCAACAGCTTGGCTTGCCGCAGCAGCAGTATCAAGGACAGTCACTTTGGGAAGGTCGATTTTTTGTGTGA